From one Candidatus Binataceae bacterium genomic stretch:
- a CDS encoding alpha/beta fold hydrolase, with product MAATSERTVTLWENKVNARVKVAGQGPPLVFLHSGYGLIWSDFLDQLARDFTVYAPEHPGTSEGDPDSIKGLDDFWDLVLFYYELFDKLGLDAPALVGHSFGGMVAAELAATNPKRVDKLVLIDSLGLWRDDTPIKNYMVAPQADLDPLFFHDTNHPARKLVFMNPEEPDSIIRVTWALGCTGKFIWPIPDKGLRKRAHRIAAPTLLIWGKEDGLTKSIYADDFKQLIPGARIEMVAGAGHMAPFEQPAAIAALVRDFIKK from the coding sequence ATGGCTGCAACGTCTGAACGGACCGTTACGCTCTGGGAAAACAAGGTCAACGCGCGCGTCAAGGTCGCCGGCCAGGGCCCGCCGCTGGTCTTTCTGCATAGCGGCTATGGCCTGATCTGGAGCGATTTTCTCGATCAGCTCGCGCGCGACTTCACGGTTTACGCCCCCGAACATCCGGGCACCAGCGAGGGCGACCCTGACAGCATCAAGGGCCTCGACGACTTCTGGGACCTGGTGCTGTTCTACTACGAACTATTCGACAAGCTCGGGCTCGACGCCCCTGCGCTCGTCGGCCATTCGTTCGGCGGAATGGTCGCCGCCGAGCTCGCAGCCACCAACCCCAAACGCGTCGACAAGCTGGTCCTGATCGATTCGTTGGGGCTGTGGCGCGACGATACCCCGATCAAAAACTATATGGTCGCGCCGCAGGCGGATCTGGACCCGCTCTTTTTTCACGACACCAACCATCCCGCGCGCAAACTGGTCTTCATGAATCCCGAGGAACCCGACTCGATTATTCGCGTGACCTGGGCGCTCGGATGCACCGGCAAGTTCATCTGGCCGATTCCCGATAAGGGGCTGCGCAAGCGGGCGCATCGCATCGCCGCGCCGACCCTGTTGATCTGGGGCAAGGAAGACGGCTTGACCAAATCTATTTATGCCGATGACTTCAAGCAGCTCATCCCAGGCGCGCGGATCGAGATGGTTGCGGGTGCGGGCCACAT